One genomic window of Solanum dulcamara chromosome 12, daSolDulc1.2, whole genome shotgun sequence includes the following:
- the LOC129877628 gene encoding uncharacterized protein LOC129877628, whose product MPHRARPMTGLLLFTGLNVVLVSTITPVYDFVCFHPYWERRREHRRQEREAALRSSTSA is encoded by the exons ATGCCTCACAGAGCTCGGCCTATGACAGGTCTCCTGCTGTTTACTGGACTTAATGTTGTTTTGGTCTCAACAATAACTCCTGTCTATGATTTCGTATGCTTCCATCCATATTGGGAAAGAAGA AGAGAGCATCGGCGTCAGGAACGTGAAGCAGCTTTGAGAAGTTCAACATCTGCTTGA
- the LOC129877556 gene encoding pentatricopeptide repeat-containing protein At1g80270, mitochondrial-like: MWALRRSSSSLKKQGFISRSSRISCTTNKVTDRYSEGNSEGISNEISNRYLSFRGFRKTAHDSSKLFLGCQKLLSSLVGRKSSSEKDSNLDDEFSELMGPTVTEGMLETNVEAELSEADVDGEDVEMPHDKLELSDSESDDRQAESLRKKVTMELLKAITAAPALSLDRVMDEWIEKGDDLTRTEISFMMRYLRRGHMYKRALQLSEWLELKGNFTDKEYASRVDLIAKVHGLHKAETYVERVPKSFRSEIVYLSLLANCASKGYMKKSEEIFNKMRDLGFPLTSFACSHLLLLYNKQNDKKKIADVLLLMEKENVKPTDFIYQILIDAKGQSNDIAGMEQIVETMKAEGMEPKMYTKSIIAKHYIFGGLVGKAENVLKQMEGEIEENHMVCRHVLALYADLKKVDDVRRIWQLCEPNARTVDCMTAIEAFGKLHKIEEAEAVFDKMLKEGKYLTSKHYYPLLCIYASHKMLAKGKDLVKRMSESGCPVGPLTWDGLIRLYIKAGEVEKADSTLQIATQHTYLKPKFTSYMVVMEEYAKRGDVHNSEKIFYKMRQARYVCRSRQFECLIQAYINAKAPCYGIVDRMKADNVFPNRTLENMLLMSDPFRKTFLSDLLE; the protein is encoded by the exons ATGTGGGCGCTTCGTCGATCATCTTCTTCCCTCAA GAAACAAGGATTTATATCAAGATCTTCTCGAATTAGTTGTACGACGAACAAAGTAACTGATAGATATTCAGAAGGAAACAGTGAAGGGATTTCAAATGAAATATCGAATCGATATCTTTCTTTTAGGGGATTCCGCAAGACGGCACATGATTCTTCCAAATTGTTCTTGGGTTGTCAAAAACTTCTCTCTTCTTTGGTTGGCAGAAAGAGCAGTAGTGAGAAAGATAGTAACTTGGACGATGAGTTCTCAGAGCTCATGGGTCCTACTGTAACCGAAGGCATGCTAGAGACAAATGTAGAGGCTGAGCTCTCTGAGGCTGACGTTGATGGTGAAGATGTGGAAATGCCTCACGACAAATTAGAGTTGTCTGACAGCGAGTCTGATGATAGACAAGCAGAATCTCTGAGAAAAAAAGTTACCATGGAATTGTTAAAAGCTATTACAGCTGCACCTGCTCTATCTCTTGATAGAGTTATGGATGAATGGATTGAAAAGGGAGATGATTTGACAAGAACAGAAATAAGTTTCATGATGAGATATCTTCGTAGAGGACACATGTATAAGAGGGCGTTGCAG cTCTCTGAGTGGTTGGAGTTGAAAGGCAATTTTACTGATAAAGAATATGCTTCTCGTGTTGATTTAATTGCCAAAGTCCATGGTCTACACAAGGCAGAAACTTATGTGGAGAGAGTACCGAAGTCTTTCAGATCTGAAATTGTTTATCTAAGTCTATTGGCCAATTGTGCTTCTAAAGGTTACATGAAGAAATCTGAGGAGATATTTAACAAAATGAGGGACCTTGGATTCCCACTCACAAGCTTTGCTTGCAGTCACTTGCTCCTTCTATATAATAAGCAGAATGATAAAAAGAAGATTGCGGATGTTCTCTTGCTAATGGAAAAAGAAAACGTTAAGCCAACTGACTTCATTTACCAAATACTTATAGATGCTAAGGGTCAATCTAACGATATTGCTGGAATGGAGCAAATTGTTGAGACCATGAAGGCTGAAGGGATGGAACCTAAAATGTATACAAAAAGCATCATTGCAAAGCATTATATCTTTGGTGGTCTTGTAGGAAAGGCGGAAAATGTACTCAAACAAATGGAAGGAGAGATAGAGGAAAACCATATGGTCTGTCGTCATGTGCTTGCTCTTTATGCAGATCTTAAAAAGGTTGATGATGTGCGCAGAATCTGGCAACTATGTGAGCCTAATGCACGGACTGTTGATTGCATGACTGCTATTGAAGCTTTTGGAAAGCTGCATAAAATTGAGGAAGCAGAAGCTGTCTTTGATAAGATGttaaaagaaggaaaatatCTTACATCGAAGCATTATTATCCTCTATTGTGTATTTATGCAAGTCATAAGATGTTGGCCAAAGGAAAAGATCTCGTCAAGCGGATGTCAGAGAGTGGCTGCCCGGTCGGGCCATTAACTTGGGATGGCCTTATAAGACTTTATATTAAAGCAGGAGAAGTGGAGAAAGCAGACTCCACTTTGCAAATAGCTACACAACATACTTACTTGAAACCAAAATTTACTTCTTATATGGTTGTGATGGAAGAATATGCAAAGAGAGGGGACGTTCATAATTCTGAGAAGATATTTTACAAAATGAGACAAGCTAGATATGTTTGTCGAAGTCGCCAGTTCGAGTGTCTTATTCAAGCCTATATCAATGCCAAAGCTCCTTGTTATggaattgttgatagaatgaaaGCTGACAATGTATTTCCAAATAGAACATTGGAAAACATGTTGTTAATGTCTGATCCATTTCGGAAGACATTTCTGTCTGACTTGTTAGAGTAG